One genomic region from Bacteroidales bacterium WCE2008 encodes:
- a CDS encoding RNA polymerase sigma-70 factor, ECF subfamily, with protein sequence MYAVTCEKMDVEALFKQYYPRLRNYATRFVGNIFVAEDIVQECFIKLYEKRFSLAEVSPGALLFVMVRNSCLNYMKRKIFAETGTPFYVAADITPEDDLMYEELRIEIERVMQKLPPKCSEVFRLSRFEGLNTREIAERTGTSTQNVEKHISRALEAFYKHFAGLDIAPSGII encoded by the coding sequence TTGTACGCCGTTACCTGTGAAAAGATGGACGTAGAAGCACTATTCAAACAGTATTACCCACGTCTGCGCAATTATGCGACCAGATTCGTGGGGAATATTTTTGTTGCCGAGGATATCGTCCAGGAGTGCTTCATCAAGCTTTATGAGAAAAGATTCTCTCTCGCAGAAGTGTCTCCGGGCGCGTTGCTGTTCGTGATGGTCCGCAATTCCTGTCTCAACTACATGAAGCGGAAAATATTCGCAGAAACCGGCACCCCTTTCTATGTCGCAGCCGACATCACCCCTGAAGATGACCTCATGTACGAGGAACTCCGTATAGAAATAGAAAGAGTCATGCAGAAGCTGCCACCTAAATGCAGCGAAGTTTTCCGCCTGAGCCGATTCGAGGGTCTCAACACACGGGAGATCGCCGAACGCACCGGCACCTCCACCCAGAATGTAGAAAAGCACATTTCCCGTGCCCTGGAAGCGTTCTACAAGCATTTCGCAGGTCTCGATATCGCGCCTTCAGGAATTATTTAA
- a CDS encoding fructose-bisphosphate aldolase, class II — protein sequence MKKIREVLYDCQAKKTAVLATNFYNYETLVCVAKAAQAMGAPVMLQLTRSSIDYMGLHTAYKMGRQVMEDYGLQGYIHLDHGPSLELVQKCLDEGFDSVMIDASEKPFEENVEISAKAVEMAKPYGVNVEAELGYVAKLGQEQGGGFTTPEQAVEFTRLTGVDALAVSIGSAHGFYKLPPHLDIPRLAAIHAATPVALVLHGSSGIPHDQVREAIANGIVKVNLATEIKDNFMRALKKVLSESDEIDLRKVFPKAMGPVVELLKEKYAVTGAKVQ from the coding sequence ATGAAGAAAATCAGAGAAGTTCTTTATGATTGCCAGGCCAAGAAGACAGCGGTCCTGGCTACGAATTTTTATAACTATGAGACGCTTGTATGCGTAGCGAAGGCCGCACAGGCTATGGGCGCTCCGGTGATGCTCCAGCTCACCCGCTCATCCATCGATTACATGGGCCTGCATACTGCATATAAGATGGGCCGACAGGTCATGGAAGACTATGGCCTTCAGGGATATATCCATCTCGACCATGGTCCAAGCCTCGAGCTCGTCCAGAAATGTCTCGACGAAGGTTTCGACTCAGTCATGATCGATGCTTCCGAGAAGCCGTTCGAGGAGAACGTGGAGATCTCCGCCAAGGCTGTGGAGATGGCAAAGCCTTACGGCGTCAACGTGGAAGCGGAGCTTGGCTATGTCGCAAAGCTCGGTCAGGAGCAGGGAGGCGGTTTCACGACTCCTGAGCAGGCTGTCGAGTTCACCCGCCTTACCGGAGTGGACGCCCTTGCCGTGTCTATCGGTTCAGCCCATGGTTTCTACAAGCTTCCTCCTCACCTGGACATCCCGCGCCTCGCAGCCATACACGCTGCCACCCCTGTGGCTCTCGTGCTCCATGGCAGCTCGGGCATTCCTCATGACCAGGTACGCGAGGCCATCGCCAACGGTATCGTAAAAGTCAACCTGGCCACGGAAATCAAGGACAACTTCATGAGAGCGCTCAAGAAAGTACTCTCCGAGAGCGACGAAATTGACCTGCGCAAGGTATTCCCTAAGGCCATGGGGCCGGTTGTGGAGCTGCTTAAAGAGAAGTATGCCGTGACCGGAGCCAAGGTCCAGTAG
- a CDS encoding FecR family protein, which yields MINYNDLAKKYFSGRINADEENELYAWVREDESHLDQLHAWEDEWKGSEENSQDVSWERMLGRIAAREVLEGGDFRTTKKTVRWWPYAAAAVMALGILLRVALPHDNRQIYAMEAPVGEKCRVFLPDSTVVWLNSDSKLSFDESFNHKVRNVKLVGEGYFEVAHNENKPFSVICGDVSVLVRGTKFNVSAYPEERFVSASVVEGHVSFINEDAHLELYKGQSAQYDLLAGVFSRSLEDPEDAAAWTQSRFRYDDITLRELSVKLSRTYAVRFHFNTTEHLDQRFNISLRNNETLPEVLQALEFIIPVKARIEGDNVYIDKKHN from the coding sequence ATGATCAATTATAACGATTTAGCAAAAAAATATTTCAGCGGAAGGATCAATGCCGACGAGGAGAACGAGCTCTATGCATGGGTAAGGGAGGACGAGTCACATCTCGACCAGCTCCATGCCTGGGAAGATGAATGGAAAGGATCCGAGGAAAACAGCCAGGACGTCAGCTGGGAACGGATGCTCGGAAGGATCGCTGCAAGAGAAGTGCTGGAAGGAGGAGACTTCCGCACGACGAAAAAAACCGTGCGCTGGTGGCCATATGCCGCCGCAGCGGTGATGGCCCTCGGCATTCTGCTCAGAGTCGCCCTTCCCCATGACAACCGGCAGATTTATGCGATGGAAGCTCCCGTGGGCGAAAAATGCCGCGTGTTCCTTCCGGACAGCACGGTTGTATGGCTCAACTCCGATTCCAAGCTCAGCTTCGACGAATCATTTAACCACAAGGTGCGCAACGTGAAGCTTGTCGGCGAGGGTTACTTCGAAGTCGCCCACAATGAGAACAAGCCGTTCAGCGTGATTTGCGGCGACGTTTCTGTCCTGGTAAGGGGCACCAAGTTCAATGTCTCGGCATACCCTGAAGAACGCTTCGTCAGCGCAAGCGTAGTCGAAGGACATGTAAGTTTCATCAACGAAGACGCGCATCTCGAATTATACAAGGGCCAGTCAGCCCAGTATGACCTGCTCGCAGGCGTATTCTCCCGTTCGCTTGAAGATCCGGAGGACGCCGCCGCATGGACCCAGAGCAGATTCAGATATGACGACATAACTCTCCGTGAACTTTCCGTCAAGCTGTCCCGCACATACGCGGTACGGTTCCATTTCAACACCACGGAGCATCTCGACCAGAGATTCAACATCTCGCTGCGCAACAACGAGACCTTGCCTGAGGTATTGCAGGCACTGGAATTCATCATTCCAGTCAAGGCCAGGATAGAAGGCGATAACGTCTATATCGATAAAAAACATAACTAA
- a CDS encoding Starch-binding associating with outer membrane: MIAVLAGISFVSCDDMLDVVPRDRMTPDTFFKNESELKAFTIKLYTIFPASDLYLENSDIYTQTMTSDELRGIRPIYASASDAEWSWGALRNINTTLDYLPNCKEEKDRTRYEALSRFFRAYFYFEKVKRFGDVPWYDTQVGSTDTEQLNRPRDSREFIMGKMIEDIDFAIENLPSTKSTYELTKWTAMALKSRFCLFEGTFRKYHREFDYGDNAHDANWYLNLCAEVSEEFIKTSGYSIHMDGGPEMAYQNLFTTNNATELTDEVILARNYNLTYGVYHNSNYTMLTGSMGRPSMTKKAVASYLCKDGSRFTDKADWQTMQFAEEMADRDPRLAQSIRTPGYTRLGTTTAIAPDLSATMTGYQPIKYVTTVDQDLWNGADIDLIVFRAGEVFLNYAEAKAEAGTLTQEDLDLSVNKLRDRVGMPHMDMAAANANPDPFLTNAEWGGYQNVTGANKGVILEIRRERTVELTQEGFRYYDIIRWKEGKIFEKEFYGVYFPGPGEYDLDGDGTKDVLLYTESSAPSSNATLKYKLGTDIMLSNDTFGFVNPHKGEGRAWNEDRDYLYPIPLDERSLTQGALTQNPGWNDGLTF, from the coding sequence ATGATTGCCGTTCTGGCGGGCATCTCATTTGTCTCATGCGACGATATGCTCGATGTCGTGCCAAGGGACAGGATGACCCCGGATACTTTCTTCAAGAACGAATCCGAGCTGAAGGCATTCACAATCAAGCTATACACGATCTTCCCTGCCTCCGACCTCTATCTTGAGAATTCAGATATCTATACGCAGACCATGACTTCCGACGAGCTCAGGGGTATCCGTCCGATCTATGCCTCCGCATCCGATGCAGAATGGAGCTGGGGCGCGTTGCGCAACATAAACACTACGCTTGACTACCTTCCGAACTGCAAGGAGGAGAAGGACAGGACCAGGTATGAGGCTCTTTCACGCTTCTTCCGCGCTTACTTCTACTTTGAAAAGGTAAAACGCTTCGGTGACGTTCCTTGGTACGACACCCAGGTGGGCTCTACAGACACAGAACAGCTCAACCGTCCCCGCGACAGCCGCGAGTTCATAATGGGCAAGATGATCGAGGACATCGATTTCGCAATTGAAAACCTTCCTTCGACAAAGAGCACCTATGAACTCACTAAATGGACGGCCATGGCTCTCAAGTCCCGCTTCTGCCTGTTTGAAGGAACATTCCGCAAATATCACAGAGAGTTCGACTATGGCGATAATGCCCACGATGCGAACTGGTACCTGAATCTTTGCGCCGAGGTTTCAGAAGAGTTCATCAAGACAAGCGGATACAGCATCCATATGGATGGCGGTCCTGAAATGGCTTACCAGAACCTCTTCACTACCAACAATGCGACCGAGCTTACAGACGAAGTCATACTTGCACGCAACTACAATCTTACATATGGTGTATACCACAATTCAAACTACACCATGCTTACAGGTTCAATGGGCCGTCCTAGCATGACCAAGAAGGCAGTCGCAAGCTATCTCTGCAAGGATGGTTCCCGTTTCACTGACAAGGCTGACTGGCAGACAATGCAGTTCGCAGAGGAGATGGCTGACCGTGACCCACGTCTCGCACAGTCCATCCGCACCCCAGGCTATACCCGCCTTGGCACCACGACCGCGATTGCACCTGACCTTTCGGCAACCATGACAGGTTACCAGCCGATCAAATACGTGACTACCGTTGACCAGGATCTCTGGAACGGAGCAGACATCGACCTTATCGTATTCAGGGCCGGCGAGGTATTCCTTAACTATGCCGAAGCAAAGGCTGAGGCCGGTACCCTTACCCAGGAAGACCTCGACCTCTCCGTCAACAAGCTCCGCGACCGCGTAGGAATGCCTCACATGGACATGGCTGCAGCAAACGCCAATCCTGACCCATTCCTCACCAATGCCGAGTGGGGCGGATACCAGAACGTTACCGGCGCAAACAAAGGCGTGATCCTCGAGATACGTCGCGAGCGTACCGTAGAGCTTACCCAGGAAGGATTCCGCTACTATGACATCATCCGCTGGAAAGAAGGCAAGATCTTCGAGAAGGAGTTCTACGGAGTCTACTTCCCTGGACCTGGAGAGTACGACCTTGACGGAGACGGCACCAAAGACGTTCTCCTCTATACGGAGTCCTCTGCACCATCTTCAAACGCAACGCTCAAATACAAGCTGGGAACAGACATCATGCTTAGCAACGATACCTTCGGTTTCGTTAATCCTCACAAAGGAGAAGGACGCGCATGGAACGAAGACAGGGACTACCTTTACCCTATTCCTCTTGACGAACGCAGCCTTACCCAGGGCGCACTCACCCAGAATCCGGGCTGGAATGACGGTTTAACCTTCTAA
- a CDS encoding TonB-linked outer membrane protein, SusC/RagA family: protein MKLYTKTVIIVITFLFISISAGAQTITGKWNGQDIKTVLKGIEDQTGLSIFYRSDEVDENATYTGEFQNTPVEKALKSILGGDTAVTINGKMIVLSKSNKTAQQKGIVHGTILDSYGVPVPGAGIFVKGTSKGVSSDLNGQFSIEAGPGTVLTISSLGYKSVEYTVRNSAAFTITLEDENEMLEELVVVGYGSQKKVNLTGSVSVVKADELKDRSSLDVAHMLQGTVPGLNVTSSSGRPGQAATLNIRGLNSINGGSPLVLIDGAEGDMQYLNPADVESISVIKDAAAAAIYGSKGSAGVILITTKNGSKEKEGKATLHYSGRYGVTAPTTSTDWETRGYYSVYLNNLFWNAYSPGTQYATYSEQDMQELWIRRNDKTENPARPWVVIDQRSGQDTYNYYANTDWWHELYNDIKPTTSHSISLTGATSHVNYLISGGYTGEQGMFKENPDMYKRYNLRMKVGTDITSWLKIGNNISYFHSSYSYPGQSGINNNFGKSTAHALASYPAKNPDGTSPYLTQYNGYTIMDGLPMLLDNHNINSDSINNVSDTFDVTITPTEGLTIKADYTYAFQDKKYSNRATNGVYSKVPGVIEKISTGVFEDKLTEAVNSYTYKAANAYATYQHVWNDAHDFKVMAGVNYETKLLKDISGIGYYLYSDTLNDLNLTGSVGDEGNKRTEVTGGQNEYITTAYFTRINYNYKGRYLVEVNARRDGTSRFARGHRWVISPSFSLGWRISEEPFFAPLKSWWDNLKIRASYGQLGNQQMSEYYPTIRVIDTSGKSSYLLGGAQLSTASISAPTSSKLTWERSVQKNVGVDMSLLKGRLEFLAEGYIRDTKDMLSAGVPLPATYGYSTAPKENNADLSTSGYEIAITWKDSFRVDGKPFNYSVGLNFSDYTSRITRFNNPEKLFAKKYWEGQKYGDIWGYHIDGIFASDEEAAAYPVDQSIVNDLMTGGLMAGDLKFADLDGDKKINKGSEKVGDSGDWRVIGNKQPRYNYGINLGASWNGFDFSAFFQGIGHIDWYPAPDARSFWGPFARPYQTFIPKNFHNTYWTEEHTDAYFPRPRGYVAMNTNRELGIANDRYLQNIGYLRLKNLTIGYSLPAKLLQKISVSKLRLYFTGENLFYYAPGLHSDYIDPEMAMTDGNLRIYPWQKTLMFGIDITI from the coding sequence ATGAAGTTGTACACTAAAACTGTGATCATCGTCATCACGTTTTTGTTCATCTCCATCTCCGCAGGAGCACAGACTATAACCGGAAAATGGAATGGACAGGACATCAAGACGGTGCTGAAGGGGATCGAGGACCAGACAGGTCTCTCCATTTTCTACCGGTCAGACGAAGTGGATGAAAATGCCACTTACACCGGAGAATTCCAGAATACCCCGGTTGAGAAGGCTCTAAAGTCCATTCTCGGAGGAGACACCGCAGTAACAATCAACGGAAAGATGATTGTTCTGTCAAAGAGCAACAAAACTGCCCAGCAGAAAGGAATTGTTCACGGAACCATTCTCGATTCATACGGAGTACCGGTTCCGGGGGCCGGTATCTTCGTCAAAGGTACCAGCAAGGGCGTATCAAGCGACCTCAACGGCCAGTTCTCCATAGAGGCCGGACCTGGCACTGTACTGACAATCTCTTCACTCGGATACAAATCCGTCGAGTACACTGTCAGAAACTCAGCCGCATTCACCATTACTCTGGAAGATGAGAACGAGATGCTCGAAGAGCTCGTGGTCGTGGGTTATGGCAGCCAGAAAAAAGTCAACCTTACGGGATCAGTCTCAGTCGTGAAGGCTGACGAACTCAAGGACCGTTCCTCCCTCGACGTAGCGCACATGCTCCAGGGTACAGTACCCGGACTTAACGTCACTTCTTCATCCGGACGACCTGGACAGGCCGCCACTCTCAACATCCGAGGACTCAACTCCATCAACGGAGGTTCTCCTCTGGTTTTGATCGACGGAGCAGAAGGTGACATGCAGTACCTTAACCCAGCCGATGTGGAAAGCATTTCAGTCATCAAGGATGCTGCCGCAGCAGCAATCTACGGATCAAAAGGTTCTGCCGGTGTGATTCTCATCACCACCAAGAACGGAAGCAAGGAGAAGGAAGGAAAGGCAACGCTGCACTACAGCGGACGCTACGGCGTAACAGCGCCTACAACCAGCACCGACTGGGAAACAAGAGGCTATTACTCAGTATATCTAAATAACTTGTTCTGGAATGCATATTCTCCTGGTACCCAGTACGCTACATACAGCGAACAGGATATGCAGGAGCTATGGATCCGCAGAAACGACAAAACAGAAAACCCTGCCCGTCCATGGGTTGTCATTGACCAGAGAAGTGGTCAGGACACCTACAACTACTACGCTAACACAGACTGGTGGCATGAGCTTTACAATGACATCAAGCCTACCACCAGTCATTCTATCAGTCTCACGGGAGCTACCAGCCACGTCAACTACCTTATCTCAGGTGGTTACACAGGTGAGCAGGGAATGTTCAAGGAGAATCCGGACATGTACAAGCGCTACAATCTCCGTATGAAGGTCGGCACGGATATCACCAGCTGGCTCAAGATAGGAAACAATATCAGCTACTTCCACAGCTCTTATTCTTATCCTGGCCAGAGCGGCATCAACAACAACTTCGGCAAGAGCACCGCACACGCGCTTGCCAGCTATCCTGCAAAGAACCCTGACGGCACAAGTCCGTACCTGACACAGTACAACGGTTACACAATCATGGACGGCCTGCCGATGCTGCTCGATAACCACAACATAAACTCTGACTCAATAAATAACGTCAGCGACACCTTCGACGTGACCATCACTCCTACCGAGGGGCTGACAATCAAGGCTGACTACACCTATGCTTTCCAGGACAAGAAGTACTCCAACAGGGCAACCAACGGAGTTTACTCGAAGGTTCCTGGTGTCATCGAGAAAATAAGCACCGGTGTATTCGAGGACAAGCTCACGGAAGCCGTTAACTCCTATACATACAAGGCAGCCAATGCCTACGCCACATACCAGCATGTCTGGAACGATGCCCATGATTTCAAGGTCATGGCCGGCGTAAACTACGAGACAAAATTGCTGAAAGACATATCCGGCATCGGTTACTACCTCTATTCAGACACACTGAATGACCTCAACCTTACCGGTTCTGTCGGAGATGAAGGCAACAAGCGTACAGAAGTAACCGGAGGCCAGAATGAATATATAACAACCGCTTATTTCACACGTATCAACTATAACTACAAGGGCCGCTACCTTGTGGAGGTTAACGCACGTCGAGACGGTACTTCAAGATTCGCACGCGGACACCGCTGGGTAATATCACCTTCCTTTTCTCTCGGTTGGAGAATCAGCGAGGAACCATTCTTCGCCCCTCTCAAGAGCTGGTGGGACAACCTCAAGATCCGTGCATCATACGGACAGCTCGGCAACCAGCAGATGAGCGAGTACTACCCTACCATCCGCGTGATCGACACAAGCGGCAAATCCTCCTACCTGCTCGGCGGCGCGCAGCTCTCCACGGCATCCATCTCCGCCCCGACCTCTTCAAAACTTACCTGGGAGCGCTCTGTACAGAAAAACGTCGGAGTGGACATGTCACTCTTGAAAGGACGTCTCGAGTTCTTGGCCGAAGGTTATATCCGTGACACCAAGGACATGCTTTCCGCAGGCGTGCCTCTCCCTGCAACCTATGGATACAGCACTGCTCCTAAGGAGAACAACGCTGACCTAAGTACTTCAGGATATGAGATCGCAATCACCTGGAAAGACTCGTTCCGCGTGGACGGAAAGCCTTTCAACTATAGCGTAGGCCTGAACTTCAGCGACTACACCTCCCGCATCACCCGCTTCAACAACCCTGAGAAGCTCTTCGCAAAGAAATATTGGGAAGGGCAGAAGTATGGCGACATCTGGGGTTACCATATCGACGGAATATTCGCCAGCGACGAAGAAGCAGCTGCATACCCCGTCGACCAGAGCATCGTCAACGACCTGATGACCGGAGGCCTCATGGCCGGCGACCTTAAGTTCGCAGACCTCGACGGCGATAAAAAGATCAACAAGGGAAGCGAGAAAGTTGGAGATAGCGGTGACTGGAGGGTTATCGGTAACAAGCAGCCTCGCTACAACTACGGTATCAATCTCGGCGCAAGCTGGAACGGATTCGACTTCTCCGCCTTCTTCCAGGGAATCGGACACATCGACTGGTATCCTGCACCCGACGCCCGTTCATTCTGGGGTCCTTTCGCAAGGCCTTACCAGACTTTCATCCCTAAGAATTTCCATAACACATACTGGACAGAGGAGCATACTGACGCTTACTTCCCGCGTCCTAGAGGTTATGTCGCAATGAACACCAACAGAGAGCTTGGTATCGCCAACGACAGATATCTCCAGAACATCGGTTATCTGCGACTCAAGAACCTCACCATAGGTTATTCACTCCCTGCCAAGCTTCTCCAGAAGATTTCTGTAAGCAAGCTGAGGCTTTACTTCACAGGTGAGAACCTCTTCTACTATGCTCCGGGCCTGCATTCAGACTACATCGACCCTGAGATGGCCATGACCGACGGAAACCTCCGCATCTATCCATGGCAGAAGACATTAATGTTCGGTATTGACATCACCATTTAA
- a CDS encoding Protein tyrosine/serine phosphatase → MKTKILSLICILPMFFYCCTSANNTPDTPDNNEDTNQEPEVVLAPEIHNGDRVLATNENVEKFLTEVQYPDHDYSFTKILDYKGGFNGHLEEGEVVKSDKPKEYTIRWKADAAAGNLTFKLADATWSNEITVDKGDTCVTITNLVPNDHYTYSVTAANGKVMTQGEFDTYGHLHQVFFKSNVRNGRDLGGWKTYDGKMVKYRMVYRGGRMEPSKLSTKGKKEVLAEGIRAQLDLRGEDDVLSKPAIDALDFCAPVIKTGGDAMLTTYKEKTKQCFEFVVKSLRENKPVYFHCSLGRDRTGTFAMILLGVLNVVEGDISKEYELTYFAPRGYSIAESEDYTTFQNTRTKWAYKPAAEYIWDNFVGEGESFATGVEKYLLSLGIAQQDIDDFRSMMLVDAPKE, encoded by the coding sequence ATGAAGACCAAGATTCTTTCGTTAATTTGCATCCTGCCGATGTTCTTCTATTGCTGCACATCGGCCAATAACACCCCTGACACACCGGATAACAATGAGGACACAAACCAAGAGCCGGAAGTAGTCCTTGCACCGGAGATCCACAACGGCGACCGAGTGCTCGCAACTAACGAAAATGTAGAGAAATTCCTTACCGAGGTACAGTACCCGGACCATGATTATAGCTTCACGAAGATCCTTGACTACAAGGGCGGATTCAACGGCCACCTCGAAGAGGGCGAAGTCGTCAAGTCCGACAAACCGAAAGAGTACACCATCCGCTGGAAGGCCGATGCGGCTGCCGGCAACCTTACTTTCAAGCTTGCCGACGCGACATGGAGCAACGAAATCACAGTTGACAAGGGAGACACCTGCGTCACGATTACCAACCTCGTTCCTAATGATCATTATACCTATTCTGTCACCGCTGCCAATGGCAAAGTGATGACTCAGGGAGAATTCGATACCTATGGACATCTCCACCAGGTATTCTTCAAGTCGAATGTACGCAACGGACGCGACCTCGGCGGCTGGAAGACATATGACGGCAAGATGGTGAAATACCGCATGGTTTACCGTGGCGGAAGGATGGAGCCGAGCAAGCTCAGCACCAAAGGCAAGAAAGAAGTGCTTGCGGAAGGCATCAGGGCCCAGCTCGACCTCCGCGGAGAAGATGACGTGCTCAGCAAGCCGGCAATCGACGCCCTTGATTTCTGCGCACCTGTCATCAAGACCGGCGGCGACGCCATGCTTACCACATACAAGGAAAAGACAAAGCAGTGCTTCGAATTCGTAGTCAAATCTCTCCGCGAAAACAAGCCTGTATATTTCCACTGCTCCCTCGGACGCGACCGTACCGGCACATTCGCCATGATTCTCCTCGGAGTTCTCAACGTGGTCGAGGGCGACATCTCAAAGGAGTATGAGCTTACTTACTTCGCCCCTCGCGGATACAGCATAGCAGAGTCTGAGGACTACACGACGTTCCAAAACACCCGTACGAAATGGGCATACAAACCTGCAGCCGAATACATCTGGGACAACTTCGTCGGCGAAGGCGAGTCATTCGCCACCGGAGTCGAGAAGTATCTTCTCTCCCTTGGAATCGCCCAGCAGGATATCGACGACTTCCGCAGCATGATGCTCGTGGACGCGCCTAAAGAATAA